The Setaria italica strain Yugu1 chromosome IX, Setaria_italica_v2.0, whole genome shotgun sequence genome has a window encoding:
- the LOC101780131 gene encoding copper-transporting ATPase PAA1, chloroplastic gives MEAAVVTRVPRPLPAAGRPILLAALARSGGGFASISAPSSSTSGGGGGGRFSAGGGGRGGGDDSGAGAAAASAAVAALGEAEPSDGDADAIVLHVGGMSCSGCAAKVKRILENQPEVAAAAVDVEKATAVVWTTPEAKATKDWQKQLGEKLANHLTTCGFQSHVQDEGEAEPSDS, from the exons aTGGAGGCTGCGGTAGTTACGAGGGTGCCCCGCCCTCTCCCCGCCGCGGGGAGGCCCATCCTCCTGGCTGCCCTGGcgcgctccggcggcgggtTCGCCTCCATCTCcgctccttcctcctccaccagcgggggcggcggtgggggccgcTTCtccgcgggtggcggcggcaggggaggcGGGGAcgactccggcgccggcgctgcagCGGCCTCCGCGGCTGTGGCGGCTCTGGGTGAGGCCGAGCCATCggacggcgacgccgacgccatCGTGCTCCATGTCGGG GGGATGTCGTGCAGCGGATGCGCTGCCAAGGTCAAGCGGATCCTCGAGAACCAG CCTGAGGTTGCTGCAGCCGCGGTTGATGTTGAGAAGGCGACCGCCGTTGTGTGGACGACACCCGAAGCGAAGGCGACCAAAGATTGGCAGAAGCAGCTGGGCGAGAAACTCGCGAATCACCTCACCACCTGCGGATTCCAGTCTCATGTGCAAG ATGAAGGCGAAGCTGAACCATCTGATTCTTGA
- the LOC101780528 gene encoding serine/arginine-rich splicing factor SC35 encodes MSHFRRSGPPENRDTFSLLVLNVSFRTTADDLFPLFDRYGDVVDIYIPRDRRTGDSRGFAFVRYNYEGEAQDAVDGLDGRKVDGRAIMVQFAKYGPNSEKIHRGRITEEIPKPRGHFRSRSPRWRYRDDYRDRDYRRRSRSRSRERYDQDRYRDSDHRRRSRTRSVSPDYDRKHDRNSHSPAHRSPSHGKGHSPRRIPSCEGTPSRPRDGRSPRSGSH; translated from the exons ATGTCGCACTTCAGGCGCTCCGGGCCGCCGGAGAACCGCGACACCTTCTCCCTCCTCGTCCTCAACGTCTCCTTCC GCACTACGGCCGACGACCTCTTCCCGCTCTTCGACCGCTACGGCGATGTCGTCGATATCTACATCCCGCGCGACCGCAG GACTGGAGATTCGCGTGGGTTCGCGTTCGTGAGGTACAACTATGAGGGCGAGGCGCAGGATGCCGTCGACGGGCTTGATG GGAGGAAGGTGGATGGGAGGGCGATCATGGTGCAGTTTGCCAAGTATGGGCCCAATTCTGAAAAGAT TCATAGGGGTAGGATTACAGAAGAAATTCCAAAGCCAAGGGGTCATTTCAGAAGCCGCAGTCCGAGATGGAG GTATCGAGATGATTATCGGGACAGAGATTATAGAAGGCGAAGCCGGAGCAGAAGTAGGGAACGATATGACCAGGACAGGTACAGAGATAGTGATCACCGTCGCCGTAGCAGAACTCGCAGTGTTAGTCCTGATTATGACAGGAAACATGACAGAAACAG TCACTCTCCTGCACATAGAAGCCCTAGTCATGGAAAAGGCCATTCACCTCGTAGGATACCTTCTTGTGAAGGAACTCCTAGCAGGCCCAGGGATGGCCGCTCTCCACGTTCTGGAAGCCATTGA
- the LOC101781205 gene encoding protein LNK1 isoform X1, whose amino-acid sequence MPDWRVGEFEGKFTDEFAQSNRSEHESGIEAPDVTSSKKLKHAAASEKIHQGVISGTNDSDSQKCNSEHIQCANGNINSNGDCKDGSNAFTSREENTIVETRCPTDNWNSCQFALSNGSSILNNHSAPQDSLAYGDNDLNYIDWPGIDNFEDVDTLFRRSDSTYGQQQLENTDGLSWIPSSSDAVYSSDVALQQGFGSSYSDYGILDDLSAFQCAEDKSLPSVDPSAALCDNQFDDTYMFSEQKNVNGYGDQIYQEDVMELLPTDQICNGNGNIDMLQVGNQYSSENAIQDIEDKKFSIASTSQLSSSQNLLKQRHHLDSSSPSNITSESYPEKFSSSGGSFAQRNSKAQKKTVNIQPRQPTSDNVANRHTQTLTRRASYPCENYGTENRGLGKRTLGDPQITMGTSMVLDGSFVSSISSDNSVEESSFRQLQDAVSQLDVQTKMCIRDGLYRLARSAQHRQVFPNTMNSNGDSQDVKDMQNAETSRKFADPQSIETQTNPIDRSIALLLFHQSPDHAAVAVDDASSLKSPASKKQHQGPAANQGMMPASSAIYSPRGQGGPKDAQSRDNY is encoded by the exons ATGCCAGATTGGAGGGTGGGCGAG TTTGAAGGTAAATTCACTGATGAGTTTGCCCAGAGTAATAGAAGCGAACATGAAAGTGGAATTGAGGCTCCTGATGTCACTAGTAGTAAGAAGTTGAAGCATGCAGCTGCCAGTGAGAAAATCCACCAGGGTGTCATCTCTGGGACAAATGACTCAGATTCACAGAAATGTAATTCAGAGCACATCCAATGTGCCAATGGGAATATAAACAGTAATGGTGACTGCAAAGATGGCTCAAATGCCTTTACTTCAAGAGAGGAAAATACAATTGTTGAAACCAGATGTCCAACAGATAACTGGAACTCCTGTCAGTTTGCACTGAGCAATGGTTCATCAATTCTCAATAACCACAGTGCTCCACAGGATAGCCTCGCTTATGGAGATAATGATTTAAACTACATCGATTGGCCTGGCATTGACAATTTTGAGGACGTCGACACATTATTCAG gaGGTCTGATTCGACATATGGTCAGCAGCAGCTGGAGAACACAGATGGCCTATCTTGGATTCCTTCTTCTTCAGATGCCGTTTACTCTTCTGATGTTGCTTTGCAGCAAGGGTTTGGCTCATCTTATTCTGATTATGGTATCCTGGATGATCTCTCAGCATTCCAATGTGCAGAAGATAAATCACTACCCTCGGTTGATCCTTCAGCTGCACTATGTGACAATCAATTCGATGATACCTACATGTTCAGTGAGCAAAAGAATGTGAATGGATATGGTGATCAG ATCTACCAAGAGGATGTGATGGAGTTGTTGCCCACTGACCAAATATGCAATGGAAATGGAAACATTGATATG TTGCAGGTTGGAAATCAGTATTCATCTGAAAATGCCATTCAAGATATCGAAGACAAGAAATTTTCTATAGCTTCAACTTCTCAGCTGAGCTCCTCTCAGAATTTACTGAAGCAAAGGCACCACTTAGATTCCAGTTCACCAAGCAACATTACTTCTGAGTCCTATCCAGAAAAGTTCAGCTCCTCTGGTGGTTCTTTTGCACAAAGGAATTCAAAAG CGCAGAAGAAAACTGTGAACATACAACCAAGACAGCCCACAAGTGATAATGTGGCGAACAGACATACTCAAACATTAACAAGAAGAGCTTCATATCCTTGTGAGAACTATGGAACTGAAAACAGAGGGTTAGGGAAAAGAACTTTGGGGGATCCTCAAATTACAATGGGCACTTCAATGGTACTGGACGGCTCATTTGTCTCATCTATATCCTCTGATAACTCAGTTGAAGAAAGCAGCTTTCGACAACTGCAAGATGCCGTTAGTCAG CTGGATGTCCAAACCAAAATGTGCATTAGAGATGGTTTATACCGATTGGCACGAAGCGCGCAACATAGGCAAGTTTTTCCAAATACGATGAACAGCAATGGAGATAGCCAGGATGTAAAGGATATGCAGAATGCAGAAACTTCACGCAA GTTTGCTGATCCTCAGAGCATTGAGACACAGACCAACCCGATTGACCGGTCTATAGCTCTTCTACTGTTCCATCAATCGCCGGACCATGCAGCTGTAGCTGTGGACGATGCCTCATCATTAAAATCCCCTGCTAGT AAAAAACAACACCAGGGCCCTGCTGCAAACCAAGGCATGATGCCAGCTTCATCGGCGATATATTCCCCAAGAGGGCAGGGAGGGCCCAAGGATGCACAATCCCGGGACAACTACTGA
- the LOC101781205 gene encoding protein LNK1 isoform X2 has protein sequence MPDWRVGEFEGKFTDEFAQSNRSEHESGIEAPDVTSSKKLKHAAASEKIHQGVISGTNDSDSQKCNSEHIQCANGNINSNGDCKDGSNAFTSREENTIVETRCPTDNWNSCQFALSNGSSILNNHSAPQDSLAYGDNDLNYIDWPGIDNFEDVDTLFRRSDSTYGQQQLENTDGLSWIPSSSDAVYSSDVALQQGFGSSYSDYGILDDLSAFQCAEDKSLPSVDPSAALCDNQFDDTYMFSEQKNVNGYGDQIYQEDVMELLPTDQICNGNGNIDMVGNQYSSENAIQDIEDKKFSIASTSQLSSSQNLLKQRHHLDSSSPSNITSESYPEKFSSSGGSFAQRNSKAQKKTVNIQPRQPTSDNVANRHTQTLTRRASYPCENYGTENRGLGKRTLGDPQITMGTSMVLDGSFVSSISSDNSVEESSFRQLQDAVSQLDVQTKMCIRDGLYRLARSAQHRQVFPNTMNSNGDSQDVKDMQNAETSRKFADPQSIETQTNPIDRSIALLLFHQSPDHAAVAVDDASSLKSPASKKQHQGPAANQGMMPASSAIYSPRGQGGPKDAQSRDNY, from the exons ATGCCAGATTGGAGGGTGGGCGAG TTTGAAGGTAAATTCACTGATGAGTTTGCCCAGAGTAATAGAAGCGAACATGAAAGTGGAATTGAGGCTCCTGATGTCACTAGTAGTAAGAAGTTGAAGCATGCAGCTGCCAGTGAGAAAATCCACCAGGGTGTCATCTCTGGGACAAATGACTCAGATTCACAGAAATGTAATTCAGAGCACATCCAATGTGCCAATGGGAATATAAACAGTAATGGTGACTGCAAAGATGGCTCAAATGCCTTTACTTCAAGAGAGGAAAATACAATTGTTGAAACCAGATGTCCAACAGATAACTGGAACTCCTGTCAGTTTGCACTGAGCAATGGTTCATCAATTCTCAATAACCACAGTGCTCCACAGGATAGCCTCGCTTATGGAGATAATGATTTAAACTACATCGATTGGCCTGGCATTGACAATTTTGAGGACGTCGACACATTATTCAG gaGGTCTGATTCGACATATGGTCAGCAGCAGCTGGAGAACACAGATGGCCTATCTTGGATTCCTTCTTCTTCAGATGCCGTTTACTCTTCTGATGTTGCTTTGCAGCAAGGGTTTGGCTCATCTTATTCTGATTATGGTATCCTGGATGATCTCTCAGCATTCCAATGTGCAGAAGATAAATCACTACCCTCGGTTGATCCTTCAGCTGCACTATGTGACAATCAATTCGATGATACCTACATGTTCAGTGAGCAAAAGAATGTGAATGGATATGGTGATCAG ATCTACCAAGAGGATGTGATGGAGTTGTTGCCCACTGACCAAATATGCAATGGAAATGGAAACATTGATATG GTTGGAAATCAGTATTCATCTGAAAATGCCATTCAAGATATCGAAGACAAGAAATTTTCTATAGCTTCAACTTCTCAGCTGAGCTCCTCTCAGAATTTACTGAAGCAAAGGCACCACTTAGATTCCAGTTCACCAAGCAACATTACTTCTGAGTCCTATCCAGAAAAGTTCAGCTCCTCTGGTGGTTCTTTTGCACAAAGGAATTCAAAAG CGCAGAAGAAAACTGTGAACATACAACCAAGACAGCCCACAAGTGATAATGTGGCGAACAGACATACTCAAACATTAACAAGAAGAGCTTCATATCCTTGTGAGAACTATGGAACTGAAAACAGAGGGTTAGGGAAAAGAACTTTGGGGGATCCTCAAATTACAATGGGCACTTCAATGGTACTGGACGGCTCATTTGTCTCATCTATATCCTCTGATAACTCAGTTGAAGAAAGCAGCTTTCGACAACTGCAAGATGCCGTTAGTCAG CTGGATGTCCAAACCAAAATGTGCATTAGAGATGGTTTATACCGATTGGCACGAAGCGCGCAACATAGGCAAGTTTTTCCAAATACGATGAACAGCAATGGAGATAGCCAGGATGTAAAGGATATGCAGAATGCAGAAACTTCACGCAA GTTTGCTGATCCTCAGAGCATTGAGACACAGACCAACCCGATTGACCGGTCTATAGCTCTTCTACTGTTCCATCAATCGCCGGACCATGCAGCTGTAGCTGTGGACGATGCCTCATCATTAAAATCCCCTGCTAGT AAAAAACAACACCAGGGCCCTGCTGCAAACCAAGGCATGATGCCAGCTTCATCGGCGATATATTCCCCAAGAGGGCAGGGAGGGCCCAAGGATGCACAATCCCGGGACAACTACTGA